CGTAAGGGTGGCGTCATAACCATCTAGACCACGGGCCCGCCCAAAGCATTAAAGTCAAAGTCCAAATATAAATCTTTCGCTTAAAACTTGTGTCTTCAACTCACTTTTCATGCCTAGGAAAATGTGTTTCAGAGGATGAAACCTAAGATTTATAAGGGTTCTAAAATATTCCCAAGCGAGGCGAGATCGGTGGAACGAGAGATCACCGAAGAAAAACTGAAGAAATATTTTGAAATCACAAAAAAAGCTCTCGAAACGCTTGAAATAGCAGTACATGAAAAAAGTACTCTTTTTGCTGTGGCGCAAGACTTTTTAACTATGGCAAAAAGCTATTATAGCGACGCTGAATATTACTACAAAAAAGGAGACTATGTAACAGCATTCGCCGCTTTAAACTATGCACATGGCTTTATTGATGCAGGAGTAAGACTGGGAGTATTTAAAGGAGAAGACGACAGATTATTTGCATTCGGGTGAGGAAAATGGGAGATTATGTAGTTATCCTTGAGGCCCCAATAATAGTGAGAGAAGTTGAAAGTCCAGACGATGCAATAAATGTTGCGGTTTCAAAAGTAGCAAAAGCATTAAATAAGGAGAAACTAGACTTTGTAAGGGTGGAAATAGGCTACTCTCAATGTCCAGTGTGTGGTTCCCCGTTTGAGAGTGCTTTTGTTATTGGAAATATAGGTCTTGTTGGGATTTATTTAACTTTGAAAGTTTTCAATGCTCAAAGTCTTGAACATGCGGAGAGGATAGCCAAAGCAGTTGTTGGAAAAGCTCTAAAGAAAGTGCCATTAAAAGTTTTTGAGATAAAAGAGCTCCACAATGGAAAAGAGAAAGTTGGGATAGAGCTTAATAACAATAATAGTCTCTAAACCTCCATTTGTATTCCCTCATTTTTTGAGGGGGTTTATAATTTGGATTTTATTGTTTTTAGATTTTTCTAAACAAAACTTTTAAGCTTCTTTGTGACAACAGACAACATAACTTTTGGAGGTTTAAACATGGCAAAGTTTATCTTTGTAACAGGTGGTGTAGTTAGTGGCCTTGGAAAGGGGATAACAAGCGCTTCACTTGGAATGCTTATGGAATCCAGAGGATTAAAAACCACAAACATAAAGATAGATCCCTATCTCAACTATGATGCCGGAACTATGAGTCCCTACCAGCATGGAGAGGTCTTTGTTCTTGATGATGGGGGTGAAGTAGATTTAGATTTAGGAAATTACGAGAGATTTCTGGATACAAATCTAACTTTTGAACATAATATTACTACAGGTAAGGTCTACTCTGCCGTTATAGAGAAGGAAAGAAGAGGAGACTATCTAGGTGCCACTGTTCAAGTCATTCCTCATATCACCAATGAGATAAAAGAGCGTATAAGGAAGATAGCAGAAGAGTATGACATTGTTGTTGTAGAAATCGGAGGAACCGTGGGTGATATAGAAAGCATGCCTTTCCTCGAGGCTGCAAGACAAATGCAACTCGAAGAAGGAAGGGATAATGTAGCATTTGTCCATGTAACTTATGTGCCAAAGCTTAAAGTTGTGGGAGAACAAAAAACCAAACCCACACAACACAGCGTTAAAGAACTCCGCTCACTAGGAATTCAACCTGATGCAATAATAGCAAGGAGTGAAGATCCCCTTGAAGAGGGAGCTAGGAGAAAGATAAGTCTCTTTACAAATGTACCTGAAGAAGCTGTGATAAGTGCTTACGATGTTGAAGACACATACGAAGTACCATTACTCCTCGAGAGAGAAGGTTTGGGAAGATACCTCACAAAGAGACTTGGCCTTGAAGAGAAGGAACCAGACCTAAAGGCCTGGGAGGAAATGGTAAGGAAATATAAGAACTTGAAAGAGGAAGTAGAGATAGGGATTGTTGGTAAATACGTTAAGCTAGCTGATTCTTACTTAAGCATTAAAGAAGCACTAAAACATTCAAGCATAGCAAATGAAGTTAAGGTAAAAATAAGATGGATTGAAGCTGAAGACCTCGAGAAAGAAGGATTCAAACTTCTGGATGGAGTGGATGGAATAATAGTTCCAGGTGGATTTGGCGCCAGAGGAAGCGAAGGAAAGATAATGGCCGTAAAATATGCAAGAGAAAATGACATACCCTTCTTAGGAATTTGCTTTGGATTCCAGCTTACGGTGGTGGAGTTTGCAAGACATGTTCTTGGCTTAGAAGAAGCAAATTCTACAGAAATAAACCCACAGACACCATATCCAGTGGTTGATCTTCTTCCAGAACAACGAGAAATAGATAAACTTGGAGGAACAATGCGCCTTGGAGCTTATCCCGTAAAAATAAAAGAAGGAACCCTAGCCCATAAACTCTATGGAAAAGAGCTCATTTATGAAAGACATAGACACAGATGGGAAGTAAATCCCGAATTTGTAAGAGAATTTGAAAGAGCAGGTTTAGTGTTCAGTGGAATTTCAGCAGATGACAAAAGAAGAATGGAGATCCTTGAACTTCCAACTAACAGCTACTTCATCGCAACCCAATTCCACCCAGAATTCAAATCACGACCTATGAGGCCTGCTCCAGTATTTAAGGGCCTAGTCAAAGCAGCGAAAGAAAAAAGATATGGCTAAAGCCCAAATTCTTCCATTATTTCTTCTTCAAAGCTTTTTACCTTCTTTGTAAGCTCAAAATAAAGCATTAACCCACCAATCGCCATCAAAGTTTGTATTAATGCTTGGAATGGTGATTGAAGAATATTTGATATCAAATTAGCTGTGAAGTCACTTTTGCCCAAAAATAACAAACCAATGAAGGAAGCTGGAACTGCTAATAGGAGGAACCCCGAAACAACCAAAAATGCACCAAAGCCAATTGACGAAAGCTTGTTTTTGAAAGCGATTGAAAAACAGCTTAATGAAGCCGTTATAGAGTTACTCATAACATAAATCGGTACTGCCATTGAACCCGCTGCCACTAGTAATAGAATCAATGGAAATTCCACAACCAAAAGGAGCCACATTAACACTGAACTCCCTGTGAGAACTATAAGTGCACTAAACAATATTATTGGGCCCAAAAGTATGGTGACAGTTATTATTCCCACCAGAAGATTAATGAAGAAAACCTGAAAAACATGGTGTATTCCCTCGTATACTAAATCTATAAGAGAATATGTCTGGTTGTCCTCCGCCATGAGAGCACCTTTTACAATTGCATATTCACTAAGGGCCTGAAGTAGTAATGATACTAACATAAAGACTAAAAAGAGCCTGAAAAATTCCGCCATTTCATTAAGAACCTCTTCAGAAATAGTGCTCCCATGTTCTTCAAATATTACACTCTCATTGCTTTCTCCCGGAACTCCCCAAAGGTTCTCAAAAACTGATGTATCCTTAAATAAGTAAGCAGAAAACGGACTAAGGAGGAGTGAAACTATCAAAGGTATTATTAAAAGCTTTAAATTTTTTGTAATTGTAATAATAGCTCTACCAAACGCATTTACTGCCCCCACTCTGACCACCAGAAAAAATAAGGGAGTTAACGTTTTAAGAGTTTTGGAGAAAAAGGGAAAAGATTTATAAGCAAATCTCTAAAATGCCCATAGGGTTAAGATCATCATGAGGTGAGAGTTATGGCTATCTGGCAGGGAAGATCACTCAAAAAACCTTCAGGTGGAAGAATCATATTTGCAAGAAAGAAGAGAAAGAGGGAACTTGGAAGAGAGCCAGCATTTACAAGGGTAGTTGAAGATAAGGAAGAAAGAAAGATCATAAGAACCTACGGTGGTAACAGAAAGGTCAGATTGGTTAAAGCACTCTATGCAAACGTCTTTGAAAATGGAAAAGGTAAGAAAGTAAAGATAATCAGCGTTGTTGAGAACCCAGCAAACAGGCAATACGTAAGAAGAAACATTATCACAAAGGGTGCAATTATCCAAACAGAAATTGGAAAAGCCTTGGTGACCTCAAGACCTGGCCAAGAAGGTATTGTAAATGCAGTCCTTATAAAAGAGGAAAGTGCCTGATTTCTCTCTTTTTCTACGAATCCTTTATATCCCTTGAACACATATTTTTACTTAGGTGTAGACAAGTGGAATACTCCCGTGTAGAAAAGATATTAGCTAGTTTGTTTGTGCTCTTCCTTCTTATTGCCAGCATAAACTTTCTTAGAGAGCTTGAAAATATCCCTGATAGACCAGACTACAATTATTATCAAGAAAAATATGGTATAAACACTCTCCTTGAAAACCAAAGTCGTTTAATGGGATTAGATAGAGAACTCTTTCAAGATTACCAAAAAACAAAAGATGCCCTAACTGAGGCAGAGCGAGTTTATCTCTTTAAGAGAGAGGAATATAGAGTAGCTCTTGAAAACGGAAACGTCACAGAAGAACTCAAAAATGAATATGTAAAAGCCAAGGAGGAATATGAAAAAGCATACTTTCAATATCTTGGAGCCAAAAGTGCTTATGAAAAAATCCATAATCAATTAGAAGAACTCAATTCAAAAATCCAAGAACTGTCGATGAGAGCAAATGCCGAGTATAACAGGGCCTACCAAGCATATAGGCTCAAAGTTCTAGCATTAAAACTTTTATTTGCCCTTCCAATCTTTATACTCTCCTTCCTTCTCTTAAAAAGGTACAAAAACATATACACACTTTCCATGATAAGCTATTCCTCATTACTACTCATCTACCTTCTCCTTTCAGTTATATGGAACACCATCCAGATTATAGGTCTGAGCCTCTTTGGTGCCTTTGCAACTTTGCTAGCACTCTATTACATAAGAAGGGAATACTTCAAACCCGAGAGAGTTTACAAAAGAAGGATAGCCCAGAATAAGTGCTATAACTGTGGCTTTCCTATAAAGGAGGATTACCTTCATTG
The window above is part of the Thermococcus sp. EP1 genome. Proteins encoded here:
- a CDS encoding DUF357 domain-containing protein codes for the protein MEREITEEKLKKYFEITKKALETLEIAVHEKSTLFAVAQDFLTMAKSYYSDAEYYYKKGDYVTAFAALNYAHGFIDAGVRLGVFKGEDDRLFAFG
- a CDS encoding DUF555 domain-containing protein; protein product: MGDYVVILEAPIIVREVESPDDAINVAVSKVAKALNKEKLDFVRVEIGYSQCPVCGSPFESAFVIGNIGLVGIYLTLKVFNAQSLEHAERIAKAVVGKALKKVPLKVFEIKELHNGKEKVGIELNNNNSL
- the pyrG gene encoding glutamine hydrolyzing CTP synthase, which produces MAKFIFVTGGVVSGLGKGITSASLGMLMESRGLKTTNIKIDPYLNYDAGTMSPYQHGEVFVLDDGGEVDLDLGNYERFLDTNLTFEHNITTGKVYSAVIEKERRGDYLGATVQVIPHITNEIKERIRKIAEEYDIVVVEIGGTVGDIESMPFLEAARQMQLEEGRDNVAFVHVTYVPKLKVVGEQKTKPTQHSVKELRSLGIQPDAIIARSEDPLEEGARRKISLFTNVPEEAVISAYDVEDTYEVPLLLEREGLGRYLTKRLGLEEKEPDLKAWEEMVRKYKNLKEEVEIGIVGKYVKLADSYLSIKEALKHSSIANEVKVKIRWIEAEDLEKEGFKLLDGVDGIIVPGGFGARGSEGKIMAVKYARENDIPFLGICFGFQLTVVEFARHVLGLEEANSTEINPQTPYPVVDLLPEQREIDKLGGTMRLGAYPVKIKEGTLAHKLYGKELIYERHRHRWEVNPEFVREFERAGLVFSGISADDKRRMEILELPTNSYFIATQFHPEFKSRPMRPAPVFKGLVKAAKEKRYG
- a CDS encoding 30S ribosomal protein S8e, with product MAIWQGRSLKKPSGGRIIFARKKRKRELGREPAFTRVVEDKEERKIIRTYGGNRKVRLVKALYANVFENGKGKKVKIISVVENPANRQYVRRNIITKGAIIQTEIGKALVTSRPGQEGIVNAVLIKEESA
- a CDS encoding zinc ribbon domain-containing protein, which produces MEYSRVEKILASLFVLFLLIASINFLRELENIPDRPDYNYYQEKYGINTLLENQSRLMGLDRELFQDYQKTKDALTEAERVYLFKREEYRVALENGNVTEELKNEYVKAKEEYEKAYFQYLGAKSAYEKIHNQLEELNSKIQELSMRANAEYNRAYQAYRLKVLALKLLFALPIFILSFLLLKRYKNIYTLSMISYSSLLLIYLLLSVIWNTIQIIGLSLFGAFATLLALYYIRREYFKPERVYKRRIAQNKCYNCGFPIKEDYLHCPNCGTPLKEKCEHCGALKPIHLQFCPYCGQ